The Anas platyrhynchos isolate ZD024472 breed Pekin duck chromosome 3, IASCAAS_PekinDuck_T2T, whole genome shotgun sequence genome includes a window with the following:
- the LOC113839591 gene encoding plasminogen, with amino-acid sequence MGISKAALLFLLVLGSVQGSILDSYVRTEGAWLLNTKKQTYKTNTIEECAEQCETETKFTCRAFLFTSKDQQCLTLAENTKTSVIFRRTNAVLYEKRLYLLECKEGKGVNYRGTEAKTQKGVLCQKWADSIPHKPNYTPEKYPNAGLEENYCRNPDNDEKGPWCYTTDPNTRFDYCNIPECEVECMHCSGENYQGVVSTTASGLECQRWDSQQPHSHGYLPENFPEKNLKMNYCRNPDGEPRPWCFTTSPNKRWEFCNIPRCTTPPPEPAPGRQCLSGRGEDYRGTISVTESGNTCQHWSSQSPHRHARTPENYPCKNLEENYCRNPDGEKMPWCYTTNRTARWEYCTIPSCDGVEQDTAAVDGPEQAQVTEECYRGNGVSYRGTTSFTVTGKKCQAWNSMSPHRHNKTSDRFPNADLRQNYCRNPDADSRPWCYTTDPGVRWEYCNLKKCDDNLQITLPKPPQTTLEPDPECINGNGKDYRGTVAKTARGRTCQDWRSQRPHSHDYFTPLTHPEAGLEHNYCRNPDGDVNGPWCYTTDPRKAWEYCDIPKCPPAQYECGKSKVKQKLCAQRIVAGCISHPHSWPWQISLRTSFGLHFCGGTLIDPQWVLTAAHCLEKSSRPSAYKVYLGLHRERASESSVQKIDVEKLFKEPHRVDIALLKLKSPAIINNHVIPVCLPKENSVLGGREECYVTGWGDTKGTGGDGYLKETGFPVIENKICNRPEFLNGKVKSHELCAGNIHGGTDSCQGDSGGPLVCLDQDKFVQHGVTSWGLGCAQPMKPGVYVRVSNYIPWIRSVMENN; translated from the exons ATGGGAATTAGCAAAGCTGCTTTGCTCTTTCTTCTTGTGCTCGGCTCAG tgcAAGGAAGCATACTAGACAGCTATGTGAGAACAGAGGGAGCTTGGCTGCTTAACACAAAAAAGCAGACTTATAAGACAAATACTATAGAAGAATGTGCGGAGCAGTGTGAAACTGAAACTAAATTCACTTGCAG GGCCTTCTTATTCACCAGTAAAGACCAACAGTGTTTAACATTGGCTGAGAACACCAAAACATCAGTGATATTCAGAAGAACAAATGCAGTTCTTTATGAAAAAAGAC TTTATCTTCTAGAATgcaaggagggaaaaggggTGAATTACAGAGGAACAGAAGCCAAAACTCAGAAGGGTGTGCTGTGCCAGAAGTGGGCTGACAGTATACCCCATAAACCTAA tTACACACCTGAAAAATACCCTAATGCAGGCCTGGAAGAAAATTACTGCAGAAACCCTGATAATGATGAAAAGGGACCCTGGTGTTACACAACAGATCCTAATACCAGATTTGATTACTGTAACATCCCAGAGTGTGAAG TGGAGTGCATGCACTGCAGTGGAGAAAACTATCAAGGAGTAGTTTCAACAACAGCATCTGGACTTGAGTGCCAGCGCTGGGACTCCCAGCAACCTCACTCTCACGGATACCTCCCTGAAAA ttTTCCAGAGAAAAACCTGAAGATGAATTATTGCCGTAATCCTGATGGTGAACCCCGGCCCTGGTGTTTCACTACCAGCCCGAATAAACGCTGGGAATTTTGTAACATTCCTCGTTGCA CAACACCCCCACCAGAACCTGCACCAGGACGTCAGTGCCTatcaggaagaggagaagacTATCGAGGCACGATATCTGTTACTGAATCAGGAAATACCTGTCAGCACTGGAGCTCTCAGTCTCCTCACAGACATGCCCGCACTCCTGAAAACTATCCCTGCAA gaaTTTAGAGGAAAACTACTGTAGAAACCCTGATGGTGAGAAGATGCCATGGTGTTACACCACCAACAGAACTGCTCGGTGGGAATACTGCACCATTCCCTCCTGTGATGGAGTAGAGCAAGACACTGCTG CTGTTGACGGGCCTGAGCAAGCTCAAGTTACTGAGGAGTGCTATCGAGGCAATGGTGTGAGTTATCGTGGCACAACGTCTTTCactgtcacaggaaagaaatgTCAGGCCTGGAACTCAATGTCACCACACCGTCACAATAAAACGTCAGACCGGTTCCCAAATGC GGACCTGAGGCAGAATTATTGCAGAAACCCAGATGCTGATAGCCGGCCGTGGTGCTACACCACTGACCCAGGTGTGAGATGGGAGTACTGCAACCTGAAGAAGTGTGATGACAATTTACAAATCACTCTACCGAAACCTCCTCAGACAACTCTGGAACCAGATCCTG aatgCATTAATGGAAATGGTAAAGATTACCGTGGCACAGTAGCGAAAACTGCAAGGGGCAGGACTTGTCAAGATTGGAGATCTCAGAGACCACACAGCCATGACTATTTCACTCCCTTGACTCATCCAGAAGCAGGCCTGGAACACAAT TATTGCAGGAATCCTGATGGAGATGTGAATGGACCTTGGTGCTACACAACAGACCCAAGAAAAGCCTGGGAATACTGTGACATTCCCAAGTGCC CTCCTGCTCAGTATGAGTGTGGGAAATCCAAGGTCAAACAAAAGTTGTGTGCTCAAAGGATTGTTGCTGGGTGTATTTCACATCCTCACTCCTGGCCCTGGCAAATCAGTCTCCGGACAAG TTTTGGCCTGCATTTCTGTGGGGGAACTCTGATAGATCCACAGTGGGTTCTTACTGCTGCTCACTGCCTAGAAAA GTCATCACGGCCATCTGCATATAAAGTATATCTTGGATTACACAGAGAAAGAGCATCGGAGTCATCAGTGCAGAAAATAGATGTTGAGAAATTGTTCAAGGAACCACACAGAGTGGACATTGCTCTACTAAAACTGAAGAG ccCAGCAATCATCAATAATCATGTAATCCCAGTTTGCTTGCCTAAAGAAAATTCTGTGttaggaggaagagaggagtgCTATGTGACAGGTTGGGGAGATACAAAAG GAACTGGTGGTGATGGCTACTTAAAAGAAACTGGTTTCCCTGTAATTGAGAATAAAATATGCAACCGCCCTGAATTTTTGAATGGGAAAGTCAAAAGTCATGAACTGTGTGCTGGGAATATTCATGGAGGTACAGATAGCTGCCAG